From one Pseudomonas sp. S35 genomic stretch:
- the dsbG gene encoding thiol:disulfide interchange protein DsbG has translation MPSLRHLLTLLPLMAAATLAHAEDWPAPIKQIEAKGARIIGKFDAPSGLTGYAAQYQNRGMALYLTADGKHVIAGNLYDAQGNDLSTAPLEKLVYAPMAKEVWAKMEKSSWIQDGDKNAPRIVYLFSDPNCPYCNMFWEQARPWVKAGKVQLRHIMVGIIREDSAAKSAALFAAKDPQKALEEHEAAGKGSKLQALEKIPADIEAKLDANMKLMDELELSATPAIFYLDDKGGLQQQQGAPSPDKLVKIMGPK, from the coding sequence ATGCCAAGCCTCCGCCACCTGCTGACCCTGCTGCCACTGATGGCGGCGGCCACCCTGGCCCACGCCGAAGACTGGCCGGCGCCGATCAAACAGATTGAAGCCAAGGGCGCCAGGATCATCGGCAAATTCGACGCCCCCAGCGGCCTCACCGGCTACGCCGCGCAATACCAGAACCGCGGCATGGCCCTGTACCTGACCGCCGACGGCAAACACGTGATCGCCGGCAACCTGTACGACGCCCAGGGCAATGACCTGAGCACCGCGCCCCTGGAAAAACTGGTGTACGCGCCGATGGCCAAGGAAGTCTGGGCCAAGATGGAAAAAAGCAGCTGGATCCAGGACGGCGACAAAAACGCGCCGCGCATCGTCTACCTGTTCAGCGACCCCAACTGCCCGTACTGCAACATGTTCTGGGAACAGGCGCGCCCGTGGGTCAAGGCCGGCAAGGTGCAGTTGCGCCACATCATGGTCGGCATCATCCGCGAAGACAGCGCGGCCAAGTCGGCTGCTCTGTTTGCCGCCAAAGACCCGCAAAAAGCCCTCGAAGAACACGAAGCCGCCGGCAAGGGCAGCAAATTGCAGGCACTGGAGAAGATCCCGGCCGATATCGAAGCCAAGCTCGATGCCAACATGAAGTTGATGGATGAGTTGGAACTGTCCGCCACCCCGGCGATTTTCTACCTGGATGACAAGGGTGGGTTGCAGCAACAGCAAGGCGCGCCGTCGCCGGATAAGTTGGTGAAGATTATGGGGCCCAAGTAA
- a CDS encoding ATP-binding protein, translating to MKSLRLRLTFKLGAAFVLIWALAAAWMLNDLRNQMMFSLDQRLVASARMVAGLTEQMPGLASVSGGAHFSAEQLHVPGGMACQVSSLRGEILARSHTTPDQGLESQRSGFRDQMIDGVGWRSFTLSRGDLLITTADRQVEREALNMSILLAASVPVGVAMLGCLCLLWLGIGQSLLPLNRMRDALMRRSADSLEPLQIHPLPSELKPLLDTQNQLLQRIAKTIERERRLTGDAAHELRSPLTAIKTHLQVARMTEGAARDQSLAHAEEGADRLHRTLEQLLLLARVEGSLSFDDGVQSSAEEVARLAIQDANAGDNSRIDLILPDNLCDAPVDMPVGLAVAALRNLLDNALRHTPADTRVELSVLTGAGQVVFRVRDHGKQISSEDLQYLTQRFWRNGSSEGCGLGLAIVQAIVQRCSCSLKFDSQADGLRVDLGMPLRR from the coding sequence GTGAAAAGCCTGCGCCTGCGCCTGACCTTCAAGCTCGGCGCCGCATTCGTGTTGATCTGGGCCCTGGCGGCAGCCTGGATGCTCAACGACCTGCGCAACCAAATGATGTTTTCCCTCGACCAGCGCCTGGTGGCTTCGGCGCGCATGGTGGCGGGGCTGACCGAGCAGATGCCGGGTCTGGCCAGCGTCAGCGGCGGCGCGCATTTCAGTGCCGAGCAACTGCACGTGCCCGGCGGCATGGCCTGCCAGGTCAGTTCGTTGCGCGGGGAAATCCTGGCGCGCAGCCACACTACGCCAGACCAGGGCCTGGAGTCGCAGCGCAGTGGCTTTCGTGACCAGATGATCGACGGCGTGGGCTGGCGCAGCTTCACCCTGTCCCGTGGCGACCTGTTGATTACCACCGCTGACCGCCAGGTGGAGCGTGAAGCGCTGAACATGTCGATCCTGCTGGCGGCGTCGGTGCCGGTGGGTGTGGCCATGCTCGGTTGCCTGTGCCTGCTGTGGCTGGGCATCGGCCAGAGCCTGCTGCCGCTCAATCGCATGCGTGATGCGCTGATGCGGCGCAGTGCCGATTCTCTCGAACCGCTGCAGATCCACCCGCTGCCCAGCGAGCTCAAGCCGCTGCTCGACACCCAGAACCAACTGTTGCAGCGCATCGCCAAGACCATCGAGCGTGAGCGCCGCCTGACCGGCGATGCTGCCCATGAACTGCGCAGCCCGCTGACGGCGATCAAGACCCATCTGCAAGTTGCGCGCATGACCGAAGGCGCGGCCCGCGACCAGTCCCTGGCCCATGCCGAGGAAGGCGCCGACCGCCTGCACCGGACCCTGGAGCAATTGCTGTTGCTGGCGCGGGTGGAAGGCAGCCTGTCGTTTGACGATGGCGTGCAGTCCAGTGCCGAGGAGGTCGCACGGTTGGCGATCCAGGATGCCAATGCCGGCGATAACTCACGTATCGACTTGATCCTGCCGGACAACCTCTGCGATGCCCCGGTGGACATGCCTGTGGGGCTGGCGGTTGCCGCCTTGCGCAACCTGCTGGACAACGCCCTGCGCCATACCCCGGCAGACACCCGCGTAGAACTCAGTGTGTTGACCGGCGCCGGCCAGGTGGTGTTTCGCGTACGTGACCACGGTAAACAGATTTCCAGCGAGGACCTGCAATACCTGACCCAACGCTTCTGGCGCAACGGCAGCAGCGAAGGCTGTGGCCTGGGCCTGGCGATTGTGCAGGCGATTGTGCAGCGTTGCTCGTGCTCGCTGAAGTTCGACAGCCAGGCGGATGGGCTGCGTGTCGACCTGGGGATGCCGCTGCGACGCTGA
- a CDS encoding response regulator: protein MHVLVCEDDELIASGIVAGLTAQGFTVERVATAAAARAMLKAATFDIMVLDLGLPDEDGLKLLQQLRSQGLEIPVLILTARDSVTNRVDGLQAGADDYLLKPFDLRELAARLQTLLRRMAGRSVNLIEHGRLTYDPSSRETLLGGQPVDLSRREQALLQALLHNKGRVLSSEQLKDSVYGFNDELESNALNVHIHHLRRKLGNGIVETVRGLGYRLGPADDGESVS, encoded by the coding sequence ATGCACGTACTGGTCTGCGAAGACGACGAACTGATCGCCAGCGGCATCGTGGCCGGCCTCACCGCCCAGGGCTTTACGGTCGAGCGCGTGGCCACGGCGGCTGCCGCGCGCGCGATGCTCAAGGCGGCGACCTTCGACATCATGGTGCTCGACCTTGGCTTGCCCGACGAAGACGGCCTCAAGCTGCTGCAACAGTTGCGCAGCCAGGGCCTGGAGATTCCGGTGCTGATCCTCACCGCACGGGATTCGGTGACCAACCGCGTCGACGGCCTGCAAGCCGGTGCCGATGACTACCTGCTCAAACCTTTCGACTTGCGCGAATTGGCCGCACGCCTGCAAACCCTGCTGCGGCGGATGGCGGGGCGCAGCGTCAACCTGATCGAACACGGCCGGTTGACCTATGACCCCAGCAGCCGCGAAACCCTGCTCGGCGGCCAGCCGGTGGATTTGTCCCGGCGCGAGCAGGCGCTGCTGCAGGCGCTGCTGCACAACAAGGGCCGAGTGCTGTCCAGCGAGCAGCTCAAGGACAGCGTCTACGGCTTCAATGATGAGTTGGAGAGTAACGCCCTCAACGTGCATATCCATCACCTGCGGCGCAAATTGGGCAACGGCATCGTCGAGACCGTGCGTGGCCTGGGCTATCGCCTGGGGCCGGCGGATGATGGAGAGAGCGTTTCGTGA
- the dsbD gene encoding protein-disulfide reductase DsbD, producing the protein MRHLFTFLLVLFAGFAQAAPGNPFETKPDFLPVGMAFTFTSERLESGETQLYWQIADGYYLYKQRMKFDGLAEQPVLPQGEAHSDEFFGEQQVYRQGLEVKLPAGVTGKVKLGWQGCADAGLCYPPQSITVDMGGNPAVAATAEAQDQSLASGLQQRSLGWSLLVFFGLGLLLAFAPCSLPMLPILAGLVVGSGASPRRGFALASSYVVCMALVYAALGVLAALLGANLAALLQTPWILGSFAALFVILALPMFGFFELQLPAFLRDRLDNVSRQQSGGSLVGAGILGALSGLLVGPCMTAPLAGALLYIAQSGNALHGGLILFAMGIGIGIPLLLLVTVGNRFLPKPGTWMNVLKGIFGFLFLATAVLMIRPVVDESLWLGLWGGLALVMAYCGWTLAREYGLAAKVFGAGALVLGLWGAVLVVGAAGGSDDLWQPLKVYSGTQVTGAPTAHDAFMTINDPAVLQNQLDSAKAQGQWVLVDYYADWCVSCKIMEKQVFGQPEVLDALKDVRLLRLDVTADNAASRELLGRYKVPGPPSFVWIGPDGEERRAQRITGEVNAAAFLQRWTQARDAL; encoded by the coding sequence ATGCGGCATCTGTTTACCTTTCTGCTGGTGTTATTCGCGGGGTTCGCCCAGGCCGCGCCGGGCAACCCCTTTGAGACCAAACCCGATTTCCTCCCGGTGGGCATGGCCTTCACCTTTACCTCCGAGCGCCTGGAATCCGGTGAAACACAGCTGTATTGGCAGATTGCCGACGGTTATTACCTGTACAAACAGCGCATGAAGTTCGACGGCCTCGCCGAACAACCCGTGCTCCCCCAAGGCGAAGCCCACAGCGACGAGTTCTTTGGCGAGCAGCAAGTGTATCGCCAGGGCCTGGAGGTGAAGCTCCCCGCAGGTGTCACCGGCAAGGTCAAGCTGGGCTGGCAGGGCTGCGCCGACGCGGGCCTGTGCTACCCGCCGCAGTCGATCACCGTAGACATGGGTGGCAACCCGGCCGTTGCAGCGACCGCCGAGGCCCAGGACCAGAGCCTGGCCAGCGGCCTGCAACAGCGCAGCCTGGGCTGGAGCCTGCTGGTGTTCTTTGGCCTGGGCCTGCTCCTGGCGTTTGCGCCGTGTTCGTTGCCGATGCTGCCGATCCTCGCCGGCCTGGTCGTGGGCAGCGGCGCCAGCCCGCGTCGCGGCTTCGCCTTGGCCAGCAGCTACGTGGTGTGCATGGCGCTGGTATACGCCGCGCTGGGTGTTTTGGCCGCATTGCTGGGCGCCAATCTCGCCGCCCTGCTGCAAACGCCGTGGATCCTCGGTAGCTTCGCCGCACTGTTTGTCATTCTCGCCCTGCCGATGTTCGGCTTTTTTGAACTGCAACTGCCGGCCTTCCTGCGTGATCGCCTGGACAACGTCAGCCGCCAGCAAAGCGGCGGCAGCCTGGTGGGTGCCGGTATTCTCGGCGCCTTGTCCGGCCTGCTGGTCGGCCCGTGCATGACCGCGCCCCTGGCCGGCGCGCTGCTGTACATCGCCCAGAGCGGCAATGCGCTGCACGGGGGCTTGATCCTCTTCGCCATGGGGATCGGCATCGGCATTCCATTGCTGCTGCTGGTGACGGTAGGCAACCGCTTCCTGCCCAAGCCGGGCACGTGGATGAATGTGCTCAAGGGCATCTTCGGCTTCCTGTTCCTCGCCACGGCCGTATTGATGATTCGCCCCGTAGTCGACGAAAGCCTGTGGCTCGGTTTGTGGGGCGGGCTGGCGTTGGTGATGGCTTACTGCGGCTGGACACTGGCCCGCGAGTACGGCCTGGCGGCCAAGGTCTTCGGTGCCGGCGCCCTGGTGCTGGGCCTGTGGGGCGCAGTGCTGGTGGTGGGTGCGGCCGGTGGCAGCGACGACCTGTGGCAACCGTTGAAGGTGTACAGCGGCACACAGGTCACTGGCGCGCCCACCGCCCACGACGCCTTCATGACCATCAATGACCCCGCCGTGCTGCAAAACCAACTCGACAGCGCCAAGGCCCAGGGCCAATGGGTGCTGGTGGACTACTACGCTGACTGGTGCGTGTCGTGCAAGATCATGGAGAAACAGGTGTTCGGCCAACCCGAAGTCCTCGACGCCCTGAAAGACGTACGCCTGCTGCGCCTGGACGTCACTGCCGACAACGCCGCCAGCCGCGAGCTGCTGGGTCGCTACAAAGTACCGGGGCCACCGAGCTTCGTCTGGATCGGCCCTGACGGCGAAGAACGCCGCGCCCAGCGCATCACCGGCGAAGTAAACGCCGCCGCCTTCCTGCAACGCTGGACCCAAGCCCGGGACGCTCTCTGA
- a CDS encoding TlpA disulfide reductase family protein, translating into MLTLTIGTFAIALNHILLISALILATLVGWRVAKRGGENPESVLFSLFLLGMLAARISFVLMYWRYYSSDWLQMVDLRDGGFLAWPGIIALILGALAYGWRRPALRKPLSAGVITGLVFWGMTSLALNLYDKGTQLPQITLRNADGQEVQLTDYKGGPLVINLWATWCPPCRREMPVLERAQHQRPDVTFLFVNQAESMQSVSTYLATQGLTLDNVLFDASGRLGQAVGSMALPTTLFYTADGRLVNSHLGELSQASLARAMEPFDTAPQRKPTCQASATC; encoded by the coding sequence ATGCTGACCCTGACCATCGGCACCTTCGCCATCGCGCTGAATCACATTCTGCTGATCAGCGCGCTGATTCTCGCCACCCTGGTGGGCTGGCGCGTGGCCAAGCGTGGCGGTGAGAACCCGGAATCGGTGCTGTTCAGCCTGTTCCTGCTGGGCATGCTCGCGGCGCGCATCAGCTTTGTGCTGATGTACTGGCGTTACTACAGCAGCGACTGGCTGCAGATGGTCGACCTGCGCGACGGCGGCTTTCTCGCCTGGCCCGGCATCATCGCCCTGATCCTCGGTGCACTGGCCTACGGCTGGCGTCGCCCGGCGCTGCGCAAGCCGCTGAGCGCCGGGGTCATCACTGGCCTGGTGTTCTGGGGCATGACCAGCCTGGCCCTCAACCTCTATGACAAAGGCACCCAACTGCCGCAGATCACCTTGCGCAATGCCGACGGCCAGGAAGTGCAACTGACCGACTACAAGGGCGGCCCGCTGGTCATCAACCTGTGGGCCACCTGGTGCCCGCCGTGTCGCCGGGAAATGCCGGTGCTGGAGCGCGCGCAACATCAACGCCCCGACGTCACCTTCCTGTTCGTCAACCAGGCCGAAAGCATGCAAAGCGTCAGCACTTACCTGGCCACCCAGGGCCTGACCCTCGACAACGTATTGTTCGACGCCAGCGGCCGTCTCGGCCAGGCCGTGGGCTCCATGGCCTTGCCGACCACGTTGTTCTATACAGCCGACGGGCGCCTGGTCAACAGCCACCTGGGCGAGTTGTCCCAGGCCAGCCTGGCCCGCGCCATGGAACCCTTCGACACCGCCCCTCAAAGGAAACCGACATGCCAAGCCTCCGCCACCTGCTGA